The following are encoded together in the Capsulimonas corticalis genome:
- a CDS encoding glycosyltransferase family 2 protein → MKISIALCTYNGARYLWEQLASIAAQTRLPDEIVICDDRSQDDTVQIAQRFANTVNFPVRLFVNEQNLGSFQNFGKAIGLCQGDIIALSDQDDVWLPEKLARIASEFENHPNLGVVFTDAEIVDAALHPLRERLFESIRLTRSERLAIDDGRGFETLLRRNVVTGATMAFRAHWKPLVLPIEKNSYLAHDAWIALLIAAVAPIMRIDEPLIQYRQHDAQIQGVKAKERKAEPVSFYETHLNQLDAIRARLVTDNSSETLGRRIRRIDSQRLHLRARIQMPRNIAARAFRVTSELLSGRYHRYSTGFYSAARDLIHR, encoded by the coding sequence ATGAAAATCTCCATCGCTCTGTGCACTTATAACGGCGCGCGTTACCTCTGGGAACAGCTCGCGAGCATCGCCGCGCAGACGCGTTTGCCCGACGAAATCGTCATTTGCGACGACCGGTCACAGGACGATACCGTCCAGATCGCGCAGCGCTTTGCCAATACGGTGAACTTCCCGGTGCGGCTGTTCGTCAACGAACAAAATTTAGGATCGTTCCAAAACTTCGGCAAAGCAATCGGCCTCTGTCAAGGCGATATCATCGCGCTTTCCGATCAGGACGACGTTTGGCTGCCAGAGAAACTGGCGCGTATCGCTTCAGAATTTGAAAATCATCCTAATTTGGGGGTAGTATTTACCGACGCCGAGATTGTCGACGCCGCGCTGCATCCCCTGAGGGAGCGTCTCTTTGAGAGCATTCGCTTGACCAGATCCGAACGGCTGGCGATTGACGATGGCCGGGGATTTGAGACACTGCTGCGGCGCAACGTCGTGACGGGAGCGACGATGGCCTTTCGCGCCCATTGGAAGCCGCTTGTTCTCCCGATCGAGAAGAACAGCTATTTGGCGCACGACGCCTGGATCGCGCTTTTGATCGCGGCGGTCGCTCCAATAATGCGGATCGATGAGCCTCTCATCCAGTATCGTCAGCATGACGCGCAGATTCAGGGCGTCAAGGCAAAGGAGCGTAAGGCGGAGCCGGTGAGCTTTTATGAGACACATCTCAACCAGCTCGACGCCATTCGCGCTCGTTTGGTTACGGACAACTCATCCGAGACGCTCGGCCGCCGCATTCGGCGTATTGACTCTCAGCGTCTCCATCTTAGGGCGCGCATTCAGATGCCCCGAAATATCGCCGCACGCGCGTTTCGTGTTACGAGCGAGCTGCTCAGCGGTCGCTATCATCGCTATTCGACCGGCTTCTACAGTGCGGCGCGCGATCT
- a CDS encoding glycosyltransferase family 2 protein, with amino-acid sequence MTQPLFSIIIPTFNCADRAEKTLASVLSQKPGLFEVIVMDGGSTDGTLDVLRAKGDAVRWVSERDAGIYDAMNKGIALAQGRYLYFLGAGDTLHEGVLEKLAPQMPDANYRFVYGDVYMQDIQMRHYGEVTKRKLRIGLNICHQSIFYEQHIFAILGTFETQYTMLADYAYNLKCFGDQRVKFHYVHELVADYEGAGASTRIPDPAFARDFPRLLKENVGFPHYQIHRLRMMVPPAVKHFIFRQYLALKKRRPSR; translated from the coding sequence ATGACCCAGCCCCTCTTCTCCATTATCATTCCCACATTCAATTGCGCGGACCGCGCCGAGAAGACTCTGGCGAGCGTGCTGTCGCAGAAACCGGGCCTGTTCGAAGTGATCGTGATGGATGGCGGCTCGACCGACGGGACGCTGGACGTTCTGCGCGCGAAAGGCGACGCGGTCCGGTGGGTCTCGGAGCGCGACGCCGGGATCTACGACGCGATGAACAAAGGTATCGCCTTGGCGCAAGGACGCTATCTCTATTTTCTGGGCGCCGGCGATACGCTCCACGAAGGCGTCCTGGAGAAGCTGGCCCCGCAAATGCCGGACGCAAATTACAGATTCGTCTATGGCGATGTGTACATGCAGGATATCCAGATGCGTCATTACGGCGAAGTGACCAAGCGCAAGCTGCGCATCGGGCTTAACATCTGCCACCAATCGATCTTTTACGAGCAGCATATCTTCGCCATCCTGGGAACATTCGAAACCCAATATACGATGCTCGCCGATTACGCGTATAATCTCAAGTGCTTCGGCGACCAGCGAGTCAAATTTCACTATGTCCATGAGCTCGTCGCCGACTATGAAGGCGCGGGAGCGAGCACGCGTATTCCCGATCCGGCGTTCGCAAGGGACTTTCCGCGTCTGCTCAAGGAGAACGTCGGTTTTCCGCATTATCAGATTCACCGTCTGAGGATGATGGTCCCGCCTGCGGTCAAGCACTTTATCTTTCGGCAGTATCTCGCGCTGAAGAAACGGCGTCCTTCACGCTGA
- a CDS encoding glycosyltransferase family 9 protein has product MLKLLTRIVKGVARRSLSWISSPRIVIALFEPYFRMQSFRQKPTGAALSEVESVLVIRLDEIGDAVMTTPLLRELRRDAPDAWITLIVKPSNLNLFETCPYANEVLAYDWSSPGRYQHVRRQLRALKLAKTHLWKHRFDLALLPRWDYDEYNAAFLSYLSGARRRVGYSDDVAPHKSARKSGFNLLLTQRLDDASLKHEVERDLALLSAVGGEIHENTMEIWTTDEDRDQARQILERGGRALGQILIGIGPSGGSSWLKQWPVERFIEVCRRLREQYHAAFVIVGGPGDAAIAQAIDDALGSTAIDTIGATTLRQTAALLEQCDLYIGNDSGPMHLAAACGVPVVALFGSSCPHRFHPWGSEHKTLWRELLCSPCAARNHSDKCHVCIYEKPKCMDMISVEEVLAAADTRLRERASGEATT; this is encoded by the coding sequence ATGCTGAAGCTGCTCACGCGCATCGTCAAAGGCGTCGCCCGCCGCTCGCTCTCATGGATCTCCTCGCCGCGTATCGTCATCGCGCTGTTTGAGCCGTATTTTCGCATGCAGAGCTTCCGGCAAAAGCCGACCGGCGCGGCGCTGTCCGAGGTCGAGTCCGTGCTTGTTATCCGGCTGGATGAAATCGGGGACGCCGTGATGACGACGCCGCTGCTGCGTGAGCTGCGGCGCGACGCGCCGGACGCCTGGATTACCCTGATCGTCAAGCCTTCGAACCTCAATCTCTTCGAAACCTGTCCCTACGCCAACGAAGTGCTGGCGTACGACTGGAGCTCGCCCGGGCGCTATCAGCACGTCCGAAGACAGCTCCGCGCTCTGAAGCTCGCGAAAACTCATCTTTGGAAACACCGTTTCGATCTGGCGCTGCTGCCCCGATGGGACTACGACGAATATAACGCGGCGTTTCTTTCTTATCTGAGCGGAGCGCGGCGGCGCGTGGGCTATTCGGACGATGTCGCTCCGCATAAAAGCGCGCGCAAGAGCGGATTCAACCTGCTGCTCACGCAGCGTCTGGATGACGCCTCTCTCAAGCACGAAGTCGAGCGTGACCTCGCACTGCTGTCCGCCGTCGGGGGCGAAATCCACGAGAATACGATGGAGATCTGGACGACGGATGAGGACCGGGATCAAGCCAGACAGATTCTGGAGCGCGGCGGGCGCGCCCTGGGACAGATCCTGATCGGCATCGGACCTTCCGGCGGCAGTTCTTGGCTCAAGCAATGGCCCGTGGAGCGTTTTATCGAAGTATGCCGCCGTCTGCGAGAGCAGTATCACGCGGCGTTTGTCATTGTCGGCGGACCGGGCGACGCAGCGATCGCCCAGGCGATTGACGATGCGCTGGGAAGTACGGCGATCGATACGATCGGAGCGACGACACTGCGGCAAACGGCGGCGCTGCTGGAGCAGTGCGATCTCTATATTGGCAACGACTCTGGACCAATGCACCTCGCCGCCGCCTGCGGCGTTCCGGTGGTGGCGCTCTTCGGCTCCAGCTGCCCGCATCGGTTCCACCCCTGGGGCTCCGAGCACAAAACACTCTGGCGCGAGCTGCTCTGTTCACCGTGCGCCGCACGCAACCACAGCGACAAATGCCATGTCTGTATCTATGAGAAACCCAAGTGCATGGACATGATCTCCGTGGAAGAGGTGCTGGCGGCGGCGGATACGCGTCTTCGCGAACGAGCCTCAGGCGAGGCGACGACATGA
- a CDS encoding class I SAM-dependent methyltransferase: MSIHSPRYHFRRFVLAVTPPILLSAVRRARGLEPAKTPHYTEYTTLDDPLEMANQVESYLFFRDNYIQPSDHILEVGFGLGYGMNIMAAKAISVIGVEVDAPAVARAKRVFDGHPRVTSVSLYDGKRLPFEDQSFDVVTCLEVIEHVEDYEALLRELYRVSRRLVFITTPNRLPEHTLPNGKPMNYWHLREWSHPELDKIITGLGYRCDWNFLNGPLRGPFEWSKDVKSNTQSMCPVIHVEHR, encoded by the coding sequence GTGTCCATCCATTCTCCCCGCTATCATTTCCGCCGGTTCGTGCTGGCCGTCACTCCCCCGATCCTGCTGTCCGCCGTCCGCCGGGCGCGCGGACTGGAGCCGGCCAAGACTCCGCACTACACCGAGTATACGACATTGGACGATCCGCTGGAGATGGCGAATCAGGTCGAAAGCTATCTCTTCTTCCGGGACAATTATATCCAACCGTCGGACCATATTTTGGAGGTCGGTTTTGGTCTTGGATATGGCATGAATATCATGGCGGCTAAGGCGATCAGCGTCATCGGCGTCGAAGTCGACGCTCCCGCCGTCGCGCGCGCCAAGCGTGTCTTCGACGGGCATCCGCGCGTCACCAGCGTTTCGCTCTATGACGGCAAGCGCCTTCCCTTCGAGGATCAGTCGTTCGATGTCGTCACCTGCCTGGAAGTGATCGAACATGTCGAAGATTACGAAGCCCTGCTGCGCGAGCTTTACCGGGTTTCCCGCCGTCTCGTCTTCATCACCACTCCCAATCGACTTCCGGAGCACACGCTGCCCAACGGCAAACCCATGAACTACTGGCACCTGCGGGAGTGGAGCCATCCGGAACTCGATAAGATTATCACGGGTCTCGGCTATCGCTGCGACTGGAACTTTCTCAATGGCCCTCTGCGCGGCCCATTCGAGTGGAGTAAAGATGTCAAAAGCAACACGCAGTCCATGTGTCCGGTGATTCATGTCGAGCATCGTTAA